The Toxoplasma gondii ME49 chromosome III, whole genome shotgun sequence genome includes a window with the following:
- a CDS encoding hypothetical protein (encoded by transcript TGME49_299120~Predicted trans-membrane domain (TMHMM2.0):101-124), which produces MRSREIRRRKGGGVGGAIPVSHRGRAGEKWKHQGEIKETSFARRLRGHPDNEEARGFERNGAFFRLHAPQGEEDKRWNSSTSASKRRHGEERLAERRRQAQIRFFLFLFWANAKVYFACFAQLWGPLGLCDTDLPSFEKSRVCSRSHTDRKRTLRVFEKTIFEGSLCINAKTFLLHWLERHRSRLFLCGSPRSPQPPSCSVSFLAYSYSPFFSSLIRFSDSFL; this is translated from the coding sequence ATGCGGTCGAGGGAGATTCGCCGCCGCAAAGGAGGAGGAGTAGGAGGCGCGATTCCGGTGAGTCACAGAGGACGAGCAGGTGAAAAATGGAAACATCAGGGGGAAATAAAAGAGACTTCCTTTGCCCGACGTCTGCGCGGGCATCCGGACaacgaggaggcgcgcgGTTTTGAGAGAAATGGCGCTTTTtttcgactgcatgcgccccagggagaagaagacaagcggTGGAACAGCTCGACATCTGCATCTAAGCGGCGGCACGGAGAAGAGCGCCTCGCCGAGCGCAGACGACAGGCACAaattcgtttcttccttttcttgttttGGGCAAATGCCAAAGTTTATTTCGCCTGTTTCGCACAACTTTGGGGACCTCTCGGCTTGTGCGACACAGACCTCCCGTCCTTCGAGAAGAGTAGAGTGTGCAGCCGCTCTCACACTGACCGGAAGAGGACTCTCCGAGTCTTCGAGAAAACAATTTTCGAAGGAAGTCTCTGCATAAATGCCAAAACGTTCTTGCTTCACTGGTTagagagacaccgcagccgtctctttctctgcggttcgcctcgctctccccaACCTCCAAGCTGCTCCGTGTCTTTCCTCGCATATTCTtattctcccttcttctcctctctgatTCGCTTCTCTGATTCGTTTCTCtga
- a CDS encoding cleft lip and palate transmembrane protein 1 (clptm1) protein (encoded by transcript TGME49_299110~Predicted trans-membrane domain (TMHMM2.0):3-23:299-322:336-359:482-505:509-532) — MGKLGGALLVAVAAYLSYSIFIMYNETQPPVYRPEGDSESGKTEPSISRNRFSPDVLLSYEFFLSPYQGLPPLRNLLEAKSDKRFFHLGSVNSRPYDWEREAQLREEEQRNWSFFERMREALNFSGKEKSDLEVIVPEHLRNNTTLYVHVRTRDARSGEELPLQAVQRLSSPVVPDHLKVLKRYLLEDPWGTRLAEATTHLQVPPPPVESVPEYIQIGPVLEHRPLLTASLLRTFGPNSPIVDIEKKTYALPIHVNAMISPEDEHLPLVTLPHESFVLLPEERRRSAAATPLKIKYKPTGYASWLFLLIMGQAVGSLQRMQFSSYDVNSVKMMMGSSSPWVLLLVYLISLLHLVFEVLALYSDVTFWRGQENLAQNFSASGLLIEMALEIVTILYVRDNGDSFLVQIFIFLRLLLNAWKLRKLVTFTLSSSPPYFFKMRSVSSPSASEASVSETGNSRETNKKETPKPVAVDFEELQRFENSCMWYLFLLFLPVVIGVSLHQLVYVPQKGWWSWVVTSLATCGYTFGFVSMTPQLFRNYKLQSVTHLPWTVLGYQFTNTFIDDLFSCFIRMPKMHRMSVFRDDVVFVVFLIQRWLYRHNKQREDAEASCQEELEVKKTK, encoded by the exons ATGGGGAAGTTAGGCGGCGCTTTGCTGGTCGCCGTAGCGGCGTACCTCTCTTACTCGATTTTCATCATGTACAACGAGACGCAGCCGCCCGTGTACCGTCCTGAAGGGGACAGCGAAAGTGGAAAGACGGAGCCGTCGATCAGCCGCAATCGGTTTTCTCCCGACGTCCTCCTCTCCTAcgagttcttcctctcgccttaCCAAGGCCTGCCGCCGCTGCGGAACCTCCTCGAGGCAAAGAGTGACAAA CGTTTCTTCCACTTGGGCTCGGTGAACAGTCGGCCGTATGACTGGGAACGAGAGGCGCAGctgcgcgaggaagagcagcgaAACTGGAGTTTCTTCGAGAGAATGCGCGAGGCTCTGAATTTTTCGGGGAAAGAAAAGTCGGATTTGGAGGTGATTGTTCCGGAGCATCTTCG aaaTAATACGacgctgtacgtacacgtGAGGACCCGCGATGCTCGGAGTGGCGAGGAGCTTCCGCTCCAAGCTGTTCAAaggctctcttctcccgtgGTGCCGG ATCACCTCAAAGTGCTCAAGCGCTATCTTCTAGAGGATCCCTGGGGTACGAGATTggcagaggcgacgacgcacCTGCAAGTTCCTCCTCCACCGGTCGAGTCTGTCCCCGAGTACATTCAG ATCGGCCCTGTGCTCGAGCATCGGCCGCTGCTGACGGCATCCCTTCTTCGCACGTTCGGTCCGAACTCGCCGATTGTTGACATCGAGAAGAAG ACTTACGCGCTCCCCATTCATGTCAACGCGATGATCTCGCCGGAGGATGAACATCTGCCTCTCGTGACGCTTCCACACGAAagtttcgtccttcttccagAGGAACGGCGTCGCTCGGCAGCGGCGACGCCTCTGAAAATCAAATACAAACCCACAG GTTACGCTTCTTGGCTCTTCCTCCTGATTATGGGGCAAGCCGTCGGAAGtctgcagcgcatgcagttttcttCGTACGACGTCAATTCAGTCAAGATGATGATGGGGAGCTCCTCGCCGTGGGTGCTCCTCCTCGTCTACCTCATTtcccttctccacctcgtTTTCGAG gTCCTCGCACTCTACTCGGACGTGACGTTTTGGCGCGGCCAAGAAAACCTCGCGCAGAATTTCTCT GCGAGCGGCTTGCTGATTGAGATGGCGCTCGAAATCGTGACGATTCTGTACGTACGCGACAACGGCGACTCATTCCTCGTCCAAATCTTCatcttccttcgtctgcttcttaACGCGTGGAAGCTGAGGAAACTG GTCACCTTCACCCTcagttcttcgcctccctaCTTCTTCAAGATGCggagtgtctcttctccgagtGCCTCCGAGGCGTCTGTCTCGGAAACGgggaactcgagagagacgaacaagaaagaaacgcctAAGCCTGTCGCTGTGGACTTCGAGGAACTGCAGCGCTTCGAGAATTCATGCATGTG GtacctcttcctccttttcctccccgTCGTGATCGGCGTCTCCCTGCACCAACTTGTCTACGTTCCTCAGAAAGGCTG gtgGTCGTGGGTTGTCACTTCCCTCGCGACTTGCGGATACACCTTCGGTTTCGTCTCCATGACGCCGCAGCTCTTTCGAAACTACAAGCTGCAGTCCGTCACACATCTGCCTTGGACCGTCCTCGGCTACCAGTTCACAAATACGTTCATCGACGacctcttctcctgcttcatTCGGATGCCCAAAATGCACAG gATGAGCGTCTTCCGGGATgacgtcgtcttcgtcgtcttcctcatcCAGCGGTGGCTGTATCGACACAACAAGCAGCGCGAGGACGCGGAGGCTTCATGTCAGGAAGAACTGGAAGTCAAAAAGACGAAGTGA